The genomic region GCAAACAATAACCTATGAATTCAAAATAATCCCCAGGGAGATTTTGCAACTCCTCTCTTGCTCTGACGCAGCCAATATGGTATAGGTGCTGCTGCCAACAACTAGTCATTGAGCCATATGAAAGTCTACTACAAGGACTGGTCACTATTCTAAATAGATAGTTATAtagttttattaatttagaaacaaattaATGGGTATGTATGACAGCAATCCGGAGAGTAAGGCAGAAaccaaagaggaaaaaaaatcactttatATGTGTGAATCCCAAGTACATCATAAAGGCCTCCGAAAGCAATCCAAacaaataactttaaataCACCAAAAGTAAGTAGGAATATAATGGGTGAAAGAATAGTATATTCCTATGAAAACCATTCAACATGTGGCTTTAAAATGCACCCAAACATGAATAGGAACCAGATCTCAACATCAACCTCGCATATTACAATCCTATCACATTCAAATCTCATAGTAAGTATATTCACCCTTCCAAACTAATTTAAGGACCTAAATTGATGCATGCTTGATGGGTactttatttatcaaataacTACTAGATAGTAGCTACatctattatttttcttcaaaaagaaGCCTAATTCATTTTAAGCTGCGAGACATCCAGATCCCCAACACTCACACTTATGttagagaaagagagggtgaggcatcaaaaaattaatcgtTTAAGATGATACATGCACATTCCCCAGAAACCTACCCCAAACACTCTTCTAGATAGACAACAattatgtaaaattatttaaaccTCAAAATGTTCCAGCCAAAAACAGAGAACTCAAAAATTCTAAATCAAATCAGAGTCATGAAGGCAGTGCTTTACTTCAAATTATCAAACAAAAGCATCATCCATTTTAGAAGGTAGCTGCTAGTCAGCACGAAGGGGGTAGCATAATCATATTCAGAATTCAGATAAAGAGGTAGAAGAGTTTAACAATTTAGTTCACATTTTTAAAACGAAActaaaagaatatataaacTAAAAGCTCAGAAGATGGAAACAGAAAATAGCAGAACCTTACACTGCAGGAGTTACCCCTTAACATAACTCACAACAGAAGAATATAAAGATGATCTACAAACAGATGAAGTTAATTAAACAAAGGAGCATGAAACCTTATCTGGAAGGTATGCACAACTtaaggtttttctttaaaaaaaaatctggaGAGTTCATGCCAACTAGCAAGAATCATctaaaaaagatgaaaaaaaatgtcatATTGTAACAGGGAAGAAACTGAAACATATAATAGTCTAAAGACTTACGGAGCCATCCAACGGTATGTCCCTGTCTCTGGTGTCATACCCTCAGTCTGCACCTCAATACGTGCGACACCAAAATCTGCAATCTTTATTGATTTATCAGCGGCTATTAGAAGGTTATCTGACTTCAAATCCCTGTGAATAAACCCAAGCCCATGAACATAGGCCATCCCTCTTGCAACATCCAATGCCTGCTTAACTGCCAATTTCAATGGCACGGCACGATTCTGCCTCCTTGTTAGAAACTGTCGAACTGAGCCTCCCTTTGCATACTCTGTCACAATGCACCATACCATTGGCTTACGACATGCCCCAATAAATCGCACAATATTTGGATGCTTCAGTGTTGCAAGCATCATAACTTCCTGCTGAAACTGCTGCTCCATAACTTGTGCCCTCTCTGGGCTATTCTCTGGCCTTTCCAATATCTTAATCGCAACATCCTCACCATTATATGTACCTCTGTATAACTTCCCAAAAGCTCCTTGAGCAAAAGCTGTACCCATATTAAGTTTTCTTAAATCAATAGTCCACTCATCATAATTCTCCAAGCCCTCAGTTGGAAACCTACCATCCATCAATGCTTGTGCTAATGCATCATCATTAAGTGCATGGCCAACCTTACCAGGACGAAACACACTCTGACCCACAGAGACGGAGTAATTGTGGCGGTTCACAGGCTTTAGACCAGGGTGGCTTAAAATGTGG from Theobroma cacao cultivar B97-61/B2 chromosome 9, Criollo_cocoa_genome_V2, whole genome shotgun sequence harbors:
- the LOC18587562 gene encoding serine/threonine-protein kinase HT1, giving the protein MIGKMVEGPKFTGLMGGTNNNDNNYFDFTQGFYQKLGEGTNMSIDSLQTSNAGGSVSMSVENSSVGSNDSLTHILSHPGLKPVNRHNYSVSVGQSVFRPGKVGHALNDDALAQALMDGRFPTEGLENYDEWTIDLRKLNMGTAFAQGAFGKLYRGTYNGEDVAIKILERPENSPERAQVMEQQFQQEVMMLATLKHPNIVRFIGACRKPMVWCIVTEYAKGGSVRQFLTRRQNRAVPLKLAVKQALDVARGMAYVHGLGFIHRDLKSDNLLIAADKSIKIADFGVARIEVQTEGMTPETGTYRWMAPEMIQHRPYTQKVDVYSFGIVLWELITGLLPFQNMTAVQAAFAVVNKGVRPVIPNDCLPVLSEIMTRCWDTNPEVRPPFTEIVKMLENAENEIMTTVRKARFRCCMTQPMTID